The nucleotide window GTTCGGGTAAATGCTGTAAATAATTTATTCCTCATTATAATACTGTCACGATGTTCTTCACAGATATCACAACCAATCACAAAAACCATTGCTGCCTCATTACCTTTAGCCTTATATAAAGTGGACAAAGTTACACAATCATCTTCGTAAAAACCTTTTTGATATGATATCGCCGAAAGATTATATGTTCTTATATCCTTATTATATAAATCACTAGCTATTTGGGCAAAATATTTTTTTGCCCATCTATCATCTATGGAAATGACCATAATATCATCTGCTCTAAGTTTGTCAATCTTAATTGCTTTTTCAATCTGATCTACAACCCAATCCATTTCTTCTTCTACATTCTCAGCTGAATTAACAACAATAAGTTCATCAGAAGTTTGATCTTTCGAGATTGATAATGGACTATTTTCAACAGGACGTTCAATAATCATGTTATCTCCGCTAACACAATTACCTTCAACAACATGATATCCTAAATCATTCCAATGAGCATTATTTTCTAAACTCTGAATTAAAATACCATTATAAATACCAAAACCTATTGCATGAGCCAGAACGAGAATTTCACGAGGGTTTCTATATGATTTTGATAATACTATATCATTTTCCATTTCAGGATATTTCTTTTGTAATTCCGGTAAATTTATACCGTTATTTCCAAACTTATTTGCAAATGTACGCATTGTATCTTGAATTTTTACATCAAAAATGTTTTGTAAATCATCATATCCCCAAACAATACTATCGTTTTTAACAATAGAACGGCACAATTGATAAAATGAGGGTTTAAAATCCTGGGCTTCATCTATTAGCACATAATCATAATACTGATTCAAGATTCCTTTTTTCTTTATTAAGATATCCTCACATATATAATCAAATGGAAACTCTGACTTTATATTGGCCTCACGAAAAGTTATCGGTATTATTCCCTCTCTGACACAACAATCATAGTATACTCCCTTAACATTATTTCCTCCCCAAGCATGTCTAATATGAATTGAATTTTCCAAATCAGGTATTTGTCCATCCCCTAGTGTCTTGTAAAATCTAGTAACTAAAGTTTCTATATAGTCATATAGACTTTTTGTCATAAATGTGTATAATATTTTTGCATTAGGATTGTCTAAGTGAATCAATGCTGCCTTCATTGCTAAAATTATAGTTTTGCCTGTACCAGCCAAGCCTCTAATTCTCTGTGGGCCTCGTAATTGAGATAATGCTGCATATTTCTGTTCTTCATCGAACACTGCTATTTCCTGTTCCATCTTTTTAAGTATAAAAGCTTTCGATGTAAAATCTTCTTTTTCTATGATTCTCTCTTTAGGTCTTATAATTGCTGTTGAACCTTCTATAATAGAAAAAACTTGTCTTATAATATCTTCTTCAATTTTTTCAGAGTTCAGATCTTCAAGATACCGACGAACTTCTAATTCATTTTGAATTAACGGCAAAGACCCATCCTCATTAACAAC belongs to Qiania dongpingensis and includes:
- a CDS encoding DEAD/DEAH box helicase, which translates into the protein MQLNILSQDYYDDIPSQKLVSYLQKIFFKDNEVKVFYRFPLIKELDQEIRFPHILLISPHHGVVAFKCSSIERDRAGSELDDLVDEISWIEDYIFSKLIKSNSRKIKKGKRDLTINLSSALFIPFYRDVVNEDGSLPLIQNELEVRRYLEDLNSEKIEEDIIRQVFSIIEGSTAIIRPKERIIEKEDFTSKAFILKKMEQEIAVFDEEQKYAALSQLRGPQRIRGLAGTGKTIILAMKAALIHLDNPNAKILYTFMTKSLYDYIETLVTRFYKTLGDGQIPDLENSIHIRHAWGGNNVKGVYYDCCVREGIIPITFREANIKSEFPFDYICEDILIKKKGILNQYYDYVLIDEAQDFKPSFYQLCRSIVKNDSIVWGYDDLQNIFDVKIQDTMRTFANKFGNNGINLPELQKKYPEMENDIVLSKSYRNPREILVLAHAIGFGIYNGILIQSLENNAHWNDLGYHVVEGNCVSGDNMIIERPVENSPLSISKDQTSDELIVVNSAENVEEEMDWVVDQIEKAIKIDKLRADDIMVISIDDRWAKKYFAQIASDLYNKDIRTYNLSAISYQKGFYEDDCVTLSTLYKAKGNEAAMVFVIGCDICEEHRDSIIMRNKLFTAFTRTKAWLRVSGCNIIGDWLVKEIESVKANNFMFKFTYKEASVIKRDLDDVNIRKTKEREKFQKYIKSVKKKGISREEIEQIIRAEFGETKN